The nucleotide window AGGTCGTCAATTTCATGGGACATCCCTGtaaattttctaatttgtttggaaatatttcCTCATTTTCAAAACCATcacctttaaatttatttatcatttcgGGATGAGTTTGAAAGCAGTTGTTTTCCTTAAAAGGAAAGTAAGTGTAAACAAATAGTTCGCCTTTTGACGACTGCACCATAACATTACAATGCAACCAATAATTAttgaaacaatatttaaaaattaattccatTTCTTTGGCTGCCTGATCATCATGTgtttgtagaaaaataaaataatattccaaactgtcataatttttattattctccGCTAAATTAGTCCGTTCAAGGCTTTTGAAGGAATCGATGATAATtatattgcaataataatttCCCGGCATTTCAATACGCTCCATTTTGGAATCTTGTAGAACCAGTTGCACAGCCATAAAACCCCAAGtggcaaataattttttcattatgTCGTTTAACCAAAATTTCCAGGAACCGCCTCCCACTGCTATTGCTAAAACAAATGTATTTGAGTTGTTGGcaaaaacattttgtattaCAAAATGCAGAGCATTTGCCGCTAACAAATGCCTTTCCTCCTGTTCCTGTTGCGTAACTGTTTCTGTACGCTGGATGTATGCGTCTTGAACTACCGAAACGTTCATGATGATTGACTtgagaataaaatcaattttgctTTTCATCCTTACCTATATAAGGAATTTATCCAGTTGTGTTTAGGAAATTAGGAAGTAGTTgacaaataaattgtttgattttCCTGTTCTTAGAAGTATTATGTAACTACTGATTTTTACCACACACAACCATAACTATTTAACGAGTAAAATTATTGACTAATTAAAAGGTTTACTTTAGTAAtgattaaccttcgctttaccaaaggtttttttgtttgttcatggtttaccaatacccacccgggtggtaCTGCACTTTTACACATATATGCgaagaacaaaattttaaaaaaatcaaaaaaacttcataagaaattcaaaatcattttaataaaatctacgGAACTCTTaaatttgcatttaatattgtttttatgttttcgaaataaaaagtcaaGAGATTACTTTTGAAACGcgcctttttttattgatatcaatttgatacattgcgactagacTCTAAATggaaatgattgcgactaacatagggttaatttcatttaaatcgaaacaaaattaaaaaattattaaactactaaatccgggtgggtattggtaaagcgaaggttaaattaAACCCTTCATATAGTGTGGGAACAGGACAAACTCTTTATCGAAGCCACGAGAAACAAATATATCGTACTTATGTGtttacatttataataaataagtaattaaaatatttcacaatgatTTACTTTAAGGAaatgtgtaataaaaatttgtttgtgagCTTATCTACTAATGCCTGTTACGCGAGCGGTTCAAAAAGACCTTgacttttttaatgaaacacaggttattggataacaaataattttatatttcaacatagtctcctttgagctctatacactttgtccaccgtttctccaatttatttatcccttccaaaaaataagatttttcgaGGATATTAAAATAGGAATTTTTGGTGAGCAAGTgatcatttaaaattgaaatcactgagccatgtgagatgactatggcttccacaatctctcgtgaattttttcaattgtttcgggtgtagatacctcaactgggcgtccagaacctTCGGCAttttccgtgcttgtacggccgcaattaaattcagtaaaccactttttaccACAGAAATTGATGAAGCGGAGttcccaaaatatttattaagcttAGGCTTTGCTTGAACGATGTTTTTTTTTgcgcaaaaaataatgtttaatagcTGATGAAATTCACATTTTCgcattttctcctcaagtcacgatgTAGTCTGATATTAGTCGCTGTCAAACACCAACTAAATGACACACcttgttataattttgaaaggCCGCACTGTTGAAAGCACCAGTGTTGTCCTTTCAGTTAAGAtacgggaaattcaaaaagtcacggacttattgaccgcatattgcggtttcatgtctagcagcatattctgggcgttttcggCAAATGATCACATTCGTTACAGgtaccctgtgatggtctggtcggatttcggcagctcataatagataggacccttttgctcccacaaaGTACAGACAATTACTTTAGcaacatggatatttggctttggtgtcgatttggctggttagtcttcacatacgatctcttacgcttcgggttatcgtaatggatcgatttttcatcgtaagtaatgattcagtgcaaaaattatattcttgTATAGCGTCAAGCATCATTTTggacattcaaaatcgtctttcaaggtctctcagcttcaattcgtatggtacacaatttccctgcttttggatgaatcctactgcttgcaagtagctcccaatgacttTCCAAGCACTTTTctagtttgacaacaatcttcatggagtaatacccccaattcttggtcttcaaattttgttggattgcatgggcgatctttgtcttccgtgtcaaaatcaccacttcagaACCGCCAAAACcatcgcacgttgaaacctatAAAATAGGTTCACCATAAGATTGGTGTGATtcaagtaaagcaaaactttccgcatatgacgctttgttggtacaatatTCTGTCAAATTCTAATAAATCTTACCTTTAATAACTATTTAAATgacatttcaaataataaaaaaaaacaaattctttatttatttattaactttaaTTAAGATGATTTTCATTGAAATAATCTTCTTAATCCTCTCAACTTGAGCGATAAGAGTTCCAATAAAAATATCAGTATTGCTATTAAATAACACACACTACAAATCATATAGATTCCCCATAAATCATCCTGTTCAATCTTGGCGTCTTGATACATATGCTTACTTGTTAAATACTTCGAATTTATATAGTGTTTTGCCCAAAACTGAATCAAACCCACAGCACGTATGTTCATGTCCTCATCGAATTTTGTGATAAGAAACGAATGTTTGGCCAAATAAATGCACaattgttgttgcattataatCTCGGGTACAACATGAAACAAGCCAGGCTTTTGATAGGTCCTCGTATAGTAGATGAGAAACTCTTGGGAAACAAttgcatacatattttctttgaTGTTCTTCTCTATATGCTTTAAAGCTATAAACTCATCCTCCGAATTGAGCACAATGCTAGAATGATTTGAGCGTTTATAGAAATGTTTGATGTCGTTAAAAGTAAACAGATTCATAACCCCACGATAACTTTCATTACCCGCTTCCTCCAAAGTTCGCGGTAGATCGGTATGGACAACATTTCGAAATAAATAGAACAATAGACCAGAATAAATTGTGCGTATTAGGAAGGTATACCATAACCAAGATGTAAATATTAGAACAGAATGTGGTAATTTGGGGTCCCGGTTAATGGGAGAACCCAATGCACAGGCAATCattgaaaatgttggtatcgACTCAGGATATTTTATACGCATCCAACGGCAAATTACAATGACAATGGTCACAGTTACGGCTATAGCAGACCAGGCGCAATTTGGAAAAGGATATGACAATACTTCAAAAGTGTTCAATTTGTGAGCCGGCAGGTAGATAACTGTTACAATATTGTTTTGATAGTGCGGAAATGTAGCGCTGTACTGCGTATTTATGGAATTACGTTTACGATAGAAACCAAATACAATATCAGCAGTACGCTCAGTGAGCTGAAACAAGAAGTAAAATGGAATTAAAGTATTTTGTAGATATTAGtaacacaatttatttaaatataaatatcggCAACAATCTCTGATTACTGATAGTtctcaatacaaaattttattaattggaagtatatctttacgaaaaactaaaatttgggttaatcttctaaactactggtccCATTAAAAAATGATGTACAAACCAATCATGGAAAAAGATATAGGCTTTacgaaaattgaatttttgacaACCCTGTTAGATTACAAGGCACAgtgggcagaatcaaattttttggaaataaaacgaCTCCATTCGGTCTaaaagtacaaaattttaaaatttcaattttgaaatgcctataactcggaaattataagacaTAAATAGCATATGcacatgttttttcaagacctacccgagggctttccaaaaatataaaaatttaaatcggatggaaaactaaaaaattgcacgtgtataaaaattttacatatcgaaagtaccctactttgagtctTCATATCGtggcccctggatcatttgtagggcccattttaataacttaaactcgaatactccttggctacgcctaCGTTTATCCTCATCGGaccggaccagccgtttagaaatgccagatttatttccaaaaaattttgattctgccccactgtgcaaggTGAGATACAGGTTATCAAAGACGACCATCTCTGATTAGGAATAGTTTAAAGTCTATGTCTTCCTCTACGATTCGTTCATACACCATTTTGTAATCGCACCAGTAGTTAagaagattcagatttattaccacttttcaTGTGCGACATGAGTGAAAGGATACTATTTCCATTTATAAGAACAAGTTTCCTAACATAATTAATTTGAAActgcttttaatataaaataactgtattcaataaaacttttttaatttcctctaTAATTCTCAACTCACCATTTTCATAGCACCATTTCCAATCGGAGCTAAACGATCATCATGAATTTTTCTACGTATATCCAgtgaaaaattcattttttttgccaaatgtTGCATCAAATCCATCTCGAATCCCTTATAAGACATAACACCATTTACAGCTCCATTTATGTATACATAGGGGGCTATGTCACGCACTGCGGCCACCAGAGGACAACCATAAAAATTCGTTAACTTTGgatgaaaataagttttatttgccCAAGAATCATCGACAAAGCTATTGATCATTTGTGGTTCGGTATTGtcacatttattttgaataaatggaaaatatgtaaacatataaaCTTCTCCACGGGCATTTTGTAATTGTATATTACAATTCACAATGTGATTGGCCCAGCAATATGCAAAAATACCCCGCATATCATTATAGATAGTACGATCACGTTGCATTAGGAAAATGTGATAGTATTCATTGGTGTCGTAATCGTGGGTATAAGAAACTACATCTATGTCTCTGGAAACaagtaatacaatttattatgtagcaacaaattttatagaaaaaaaacttacaaaaatgCTTCATAAGAATCcaccaataacaaattaaataatctGGGTCCCTCGATTCGTACAGGTTTTTCATAATCAACAACTACCAACTGTACAATCATATTATCCACCATATTGAATAGATGTTGCATGACATTCAGATAAAAATTGAATGGACTCTTGCGACGACACGACACAACAATTATAAATGATGGCgccatttttaagaaaaattcctCAACCACAACCTTAATTGAATTGGCCACGAATGCATTTAGTGCAATAGATTGAGTTTGTGCTCCTTTTACAGCCACCGATTCGAAATTTAATAAACCCGTTAGATTCATTTTGTTTGAACCGTTAGAGAGCACTGtacatttaaaaatgaaatttatttcgaaaatgtagTTCTTGTAATGTGAGAGCAAATTGTTatgttatattaaataataatacttaatatttatcttGAAAACTTTCACAATTATGTAATGCTTTCGGAAATTGAAtggaaaacttttaaaaactatCATTAATGAGTAGAAGCGAAGCACATTTcttttggaattaattaaatatacctacatatgtacataaatatagcTGCAtatatttgaaatggaattgcttaaaataaatttgaccaATAATGTGAGGCTAATTGCTCCTTCTAACATGTACCGAGCATTCTCTCATGAACATAATAACTTGAATGGGGGTTGGACTTTTAATTCATCCTCGTTAAAAGCACATtacaatgaaaatgaaaaaaatagaaaaactgaTTGATTGATGTTCGAACTCTATAAAGACATGGTTCATTAATCCAATTGGCGGATGTagtagaaaaatacaaaaatggaaTGGATAGCCATATATGGCATTTACAACAGCTGCCTTAGCATGAGCATGGATCAGATGGAGTCATGTGAAAGAATCCACATCATATCAAAATAGTTTAACATAAGCCTAATATGTGGCAATTCCCTGATGAATCGTATGCGCAGACAAACCAAAGATTTGTTTTACGAGCGGCTGGTATAGGACAAAATAGATAAGGGAATTCAGCCTTCACAAGTTAGAATCTGACAATTAAAAGAGGTTGGTATTTCcttcacgcagagaaaaaatatagttgtccatggttactgtaaccatttaaatagtgtttcaatattgttacaagttttttaacaatattatagtcacagtaactattaaCATGGTtgtgtcaaccatatatatggttagagtaaacaagtatatgtttgtgacaaccatttatatgtataataagTTGAAAAGTAAAAAAGGTCGACttttaaaagtgaaaaataaaagaaaaactgatTGATTGATGTTCGAACTCTATAAAGACATGGTGCATTGATCCAATTGGCGGATGTATTAGAAAAATACATCCACATCATATCAATATAGTATAAGATAAGCCTAATATGTGGCGATTTGTTTTACGAGCGGCTGGTATAGGACAAAATAGATAGGGGAATTCAGCCTTCACAAgctacttcactccatctgatctccttactatttacaccacttatatccgacctaaaatggaatacaactctcatgtgggggccggtgcttcgaagtctattttggagttactcgaccgcgtacaggagaggtcgaaggtgcttatcggtgacagtagggtatccagctctattgactcactggaacatcgtcgcaatgtgggttgtgtttcactgttctaccgatactacaatggtatgtgctctgcagaaattagggaacttgttcctgaaACCCGTAGTTatttacgcaacacacgttcttcggcaagggctcaccaattcgttgtcgactggacagtggatcgcacaacaaattacagagaaaattcgttcattagccgtactgtccgtatgtggaataatcttcctcctgaagtctttcctgtcactttcaatataggaaaattcaaatctaatgtccacaaacactactccatCTATCCTCCCtaccataacctattttcctagttccaacacaatgctttgcatgagtaggagTCATCCCTgagctggtccaagaaaaaaaaattaatgtgttcCCTAGTAAATCACACACTGAATTATGTATCCAGTATATTTACGTTCGATCCGATGTACCAACATCGATTCCAATCACTACCCACCTCATTGAGTGTAGCCAATGGATGCCAAGTGTTGCACAATGGAAGCTGAACATCTCGAATTCTAGCTACACAGTTGCTACAAGAGGACATTCCTTTTACAGATGATATCTCATCCTACTTCATTGAAAACTCTACTAGATCCGTacttgtatttcaaaatatttagaggaaagcaaaaagaaaacataaaaaataagccGACCATTAAAGCTTTGCTTCATAT belongs to Calliphora vicina chromosome 4, idCalVici1.1, whole genome shotgun sequence and includes:
- the LOC135958343 gene encoding uncharacterized protein LOC135958343, with the protein product MNLTGLLNFESVAVKGAQTQSIALNAFVANSIKVVVEEFFLKMAPSFIIVVSCRRKSPFNFYLNVMQHLFNMVDNMIVQLVVVDYEKPVRIEGPRLFNLLLVDSYEAFLDIDVVSYTHDYDTNEYYHIFLMQRDRTIYNDMRGIFAYCWANHIVNCNIQLQNARGEVYMFTYFPFIQNKCDNTEPQMINSFVDDSWANKTYFHPKLTNFYGCPLVAAVRDIAPYVYINGAVNGVMSYKGFEMDLMQHLAKKMNFSLDIRRKIHDDRLAPIGNGAMKMLTERTADIVFGFYRKRNSINTQYSATFPHYQNNIVTVIYLPAHKLNTFEVLSYPFPNCAWSAIAVTVTIVIVICRWMRIKYPESIPTFSMIACALGSPINRDPKLPHSVLIFTSWLWYTFLIRTIYSGLLFYLFRNVVHTDLPRTLEEAGNESYRGVMNLFTFNDIKHFYKRSNHSSIVLNSEDEFIALKHIEKNIKENMYAIVSQEFLIYYTRTYQKPGLFHVVPEIIMQQQLCIYLAKHSFLITKFDEDMNIRAVGLIQFWAKHYINSKYLTSKHMYQDAKIEQDDLWGIYMICSVCYLIAILIFLLELLSLKLRGLRRLFQ